The stretch of DNA ATATCCCGTGGACTGCGTTCGTCTTGACTTTCGAGACGAATGCAGCTTAAATGGTGCAACATCTCTAAACGTTAACATATATCTTTAGCCGTCCAAACGTAACAGTCGCATTCGGCGCTAAAATGCGTTTTATCGATTTGTCTTCTCTTTTGGTCTATATTTACGTTTCTGTTTAAGACGTCACGTTTAAAGGACGTAGGCGTCGATAAAAGCGGCGCGACTGCGTCACATTCCAAAAGTTGTGAAAATCGAAAGATTGAAATCTCTCTTGacgatatgaaaatatataccgGTAATCGCATGTTTAGCGCTAAATGCGTCTTACGATATAAACGAGCCATCATTGCTGGTCGatgtcgcgcgcgcgcgcgtttatttgcgactcttatttttttttttttttttttttttcaccaaagCATCGCCGATCTTGCACGTTTTTTTTAGCGATGTTATCTTCCCACTGCTCGTCTTTTATCGTCGATCctcttataaatttctcttaaacataaaaatacgaTGATTACACGCCTCCTTCcatctttattataatcggaataagattaccgtcagaaaataatttctttttgaaatttcatgatttcaaattatttctgGATTTCTATCGACGTCCTTTGCGTCGACGTTTTAGGATTTTTATCGTCTTCCTTCCTTTGCCCTCCTGTTTTCTCACGCACGTAACCCTCTCGATTGAGATGCTTTTAGCTACTAAACTCTCGAGCGGTGTTGGCTGGAAATGTTAGTCTAAATGTTAGTTTAGAGCACGTTTTAGTATAatagatgtatatttatgcaattcGCGGAGTAATTCGTGCATacgttttgtttattataccTCCTTCCTATGCtactattacaaatataaaacttcTAATTCTAAAAACGATCGTAATGATTTTCAAAGCaagaaattttactaaattgaCTGTTTCAAATTATCATCATAcgcagatttaattaaataatttaaccgttaaatattctttaattaaaaatcatatctCTTATCAGtacacataatttatcatatatatcaaatacatCTACAAATTGCTTTACGATATAATGCAATAtcatttagattaaaatataatttatatataatatataatggatGCTTATTATatcaagtaattttaatatttaaatattgaattaattacattcgtgattaaaaaatacagaagatatatgtatatatatttaaaatgatacattaaaaaagtaaaaatttaatatatcatatttatcattaaattgtctatcatataataaaataaagcagttaatacatgtaatttatttcgCGAAAAAGCAGCAATTATTAACTTACAATATGGTGCAACATTGAAAGAGTTCTTTTATTAGTcctactaataaaaaattaactgtttGCGTAGCGATAATAAcggattatttttatctacttCAGGAACGAATTAATTTAGATTCTTAGTTTCTTCTATCCACACGAAGAAGTTTATCTTTGACGCATCcgcgatatatgtataggtgcataaaaatgatatatatatatatgacatataaaaGTGATACTGataaggaaaattttattagcggGTTTCCGGGACTTTTACTAATATTATCACATTTCTGAAATATCGTACGTCGaaatataaagcaataatttgaTACTGAAAATTACGCTAATAATCACGTTCGTCGCGTGTCCCTGAAGCGATACGAAGTTCGCACTCCAGAGTCATCCGCTAACGAGAccttacaattatttttaacctCTTCAGGGACAggttatttctaatttatcattttctttccATCACTTTGCAAGAGCGAGGCAATTTATACGACAGGCCGGATTTAATTATCGGATATCGCGCGTATGTATTGGATCAACGAATCAATACATTGTcttgaaatttcaattaaattacatttacgcGAATATGTgcgaaatattacattaaggGAAAAGCTATCGTTATAAAAGAAGGAATCTTTTTATcgaatttcattaatttattaattcgttCAAAAGAGCAATTATCCCAAATTCTCTTATAATCTACAATTTGCTTATAATTAGCTtaacgtaatataaatttttacacaatcgaatttatatattattaaaatcttaacgCGATAAAATGCTTATGCGTGTTTATGCATCACCATCGAGTGGTTTCACATTTCTaaagatatttgtttttatttcggTGCGCTTATTTTAAGCATTCGATGATTCCGCTCAGTGACATTTCCAGCGTTTCGTCTGGAATATATCCATATGGATATAtggtgtgtatgtgtgttgtaGCAAAGTCTGACAATAGCTTCTTCCTCCCCTCCCCTTGCGGATAACGGAATCTCTGCATCTCTGCTCTATGGTTGCCGTGACCTTGCTAATATGCAGTTTTCCAATAACCAGTATCGGCCCAGTTCAGCCGCAGCACCGTGAATTCCCCCTTTATGCCTATAAATAAACAGTCCGATGACATATCCATAGAGCTTCATAAAGAGGGATGATCTCCACTGAATGTCGGTTAAATCACCTCTGTGCCTTTGAGCACCGCTTATTAATGCTTTAGGGGTGCCGAGCGCCGTCGTTCATAAGATATTTGACACGTTTATGAAGAATCGAGATTAAATGCACTAGTGAATTTTTACTTTGCGAAAAACAAGGTCTATATATACCCTCACCTTTTTCCATTAAACGAAAATGTATTATTCACATTTTCTATctaaaactttacattttttgataactttacaattaaaaaaaaatgtttaagatTAGTTAAATACTTTTTGTTCTCTCCTAATTTCGACAGATTATTGctgcaatttataattatctgacaattattcaatttatactTGTCGAGTAATTATTATAGAGATATGCATAGATTTATTCACTAATGCATTTACGTGTGATTATGCGAAACTTGATATAGAAATTATGGAACCCAGAAAGCTTGAATTATCTAGAGTGTTGCACCACTATCCAGAATTTATAGTCGAGTAATATGCTAGGTTTCCATTACATTCGTGTACAACCTGTCAGAGATTCTTTCCCCCGAGACATTACCCTTGTTGCCTATAACGAGCTTATCAGTAATTTCACACCTTTGACGCTATTATAGCCGACGCGATGTCACCGTAGATCACGCCGGGAATATCGCGTGGACCCATGTGCAAAGTGCTCGAGAATAGGCAAAGATGATCTGGCCTCACCGTAATCTTGTAATACCGTATAATCGTGTATCTCTCACCCCTGTTTATTGAGACGGTATCGATACCGACAGAACTTGATTCATCTTTCACACCCCCAAAGTAGAGTTATGCTCGgtgtatttgtgaaaaaaatagaatactttgacgtctctctctctctctctctctctctctctctctctctctctctctctctctctctctctctctctctctctctctctctctctctctctctctctctctctctctctctttctctctctctctctctctctctctttctctttctctctctctcattagTGCGGTGGACAGAAAGATGACACGCGTCATTACGCGTCATTATCGATTTTACGACACTTACAAGTCAATGCGGGTGACTCAATAAGAGTGACAGATCAATAGTCTTGGtcgtatttttttcctcttttttttttctactattaTCTTCTGGCCATATGCGAACCAAGGAATTGCATAAGCGTATGTAATAGCGCTGCAATTAGGAGAGATATAATGCATAGAACTCAATAGAAACGTATGAAGGAAATTGACGGAAGATAACGATATTATTGGCGTATCATGCTCGAGTAATTCCAGAAGGAGTAATACGCGCATAACGGTATAAGTAATGCGGTTTAAGTAGCGATACTAATTATACGTCTAACAATGacattatcgatttttttccgGAGATAGACTGCCTGTTCTTATACGTTAAAGATAGATTTCTATCTTGACATAAAGGCGTTCAAGAGAAGATTGAAATTAGCCGGAAAATCGTATCGCTgtgtatatttgcattttttatttatttatttatttttttaatattatatcaagtacccgcatatatatctatatcaagTTTACGATACACACCGCACTAATGAAGAGTGGTCGTCTTGGTATCTCGCATATAGAATTTGACGCGATTAACCAATCAACATTTCTGGGCACACAGTCAGAGGATGTCGACCGGGCAAGACGGTCATCATGACGGAGGCCGAGGTGCGCGGCCTCTGTCTCAAGTCCCGGGAGATTTTCCTGCAGCAGCCCATCCTGCTGGAGCTGGAAGCACCGCTTAAGATTTGCGGCGACATACACGGTCAGTACACCGATCTTTTGCGGCTGTTCGAATACGGCGGTTTTCCGCCCGAGGCGAACTACTTGTTTCTGGGCGACTACGTTGACCGAGGGAAGCAGTCTCTGGAGACGATATGTTTGCTGTTGGCGTACAAGATCAAGTACCCGGAGAACTTCTTCCTGCTGCGCGGCAATCACGAGTGCGCGAGCATAAACAGGATATATGGCTTTTACGACGAATGCAAGCGGCGGTACAACATCAAGCTCTGGAAGACTTTCACGGATTGTTTCAACTGCTTGCCAATCGCTGCGATCATCGACGAGAAAATCTTCTGCTGCCATGGCGGACTCAGTCCTGATCTACAGGTGATTTAATTAAGTCAACAAACAATTAACAAgtctatttatttgtaaacaaagattataattagagATATGGGCACTaaaggtgtgtgtgtgtgtatatacatatatatatttttttttgctgtttCAGGGAATGGAACAAATCAGAAGAATTATGCGTCCGACTGATGTACCTGATACCGGTCTCCTCTGTGATCTCTTATGGTCCGATCCTGATAAAGATGTTCAGGTGACATGCAAAggatattataaaagagattattaaattaattttggaacgattattatataatggcTTGTTGTTTTAGGGTTGGGGCGAAAATGACAGAGGTGTCTCGTTTACGTTCGGTCCAGATGTCGTGTCAAAGTTCCTGAATCGTCACGACATGGATCTCATATGCAGAGCGCATCAGGTGGTCGAAGACGGTTACGAATTCTTTGCTAAGCGACAACTCGTCACGCTATTTTCCGCACCCAACTATTGTGGTGAATTCGATAATGCTGGTGGAATGATGAGCGTCGACGAAACGTTAATGTGTAGTTTtcaggtatatatatttccttggTCAATCTTTCTGTCGTTAGTATAACTTTAGACTCATCGTATTATATCTTTCATTGTTTGACAGATCTTGAAACCTTCAGAGAAGAAAGCAAAATACCAATATGGAGGAATGAACACAGGTCAAACCGGTAGACCATCTACACCTCAAAGGAATCCAGCAAAAAAGAAATGACAGCCTTCTACCGATCCTACACAACAAACGCGATTATCCTTAATGGAGGCTATCATGCTAGGTAAATCTGCTTTATGCTTGTCAAAGCTTACTTAATCACTCTAGCCGACCACTTATGTGCATTAGTATGAATCTATTTCCCACGATTATCGGgttaagagagaaaaagagaaaaaaagctagaaaaaaaagaagtgaaaggaaagaaagagagagagcggaaGGAAGTGAAATGTAGGACATTACTCGATGTATTTAAGTTCGCGCAATAATTCGCCGATGATTTAGATGTTATATTTAGCACGCGACATTACCaacatgtatacatgtatgatGCACCCCGGGGTGAATACGATTTAAATACGATGATTTATGGGGCAAAGATATCTTAATTGATTCACACATGGACACATGAGCTTACGAAAAGTTGTTAGTACTTTACGCCTGTCAAGACACTGAGCACCTTGCCTCAGATATAATTAGATCTGATTTTGTCTTTGGTTCTCATATATTTcggtgaaagaaaaaaatgttgagatataaaactaatctaatttgataaaaacataaaataaaagtatgtaaaattctttttcttaaaacgaAATCAGagttaattacataaattatccGCAACAAAGTTTTCATTATCATCGTATTTGACGAAGGGTCGCTCTCAAATTTTCGCGGCAATTACATTATTCGGTGATATCTTCCATAAACAGAGTGATTCTTTGTAAAGGTAGCGCTctttaaaaagcattttatcaTTCTCATTTGTATTTATTGCTTCCACTGTTGATGTTGAGTGTAATTATGAGACTcgctgttattattatattatattattattaatattatttttattttttttaatattattttaatcctgCTGCTTAGCGCagctaatatttaaatcatcaCTTCATAAGAGATGCGCGCGtgtatatagatagatatatatatatacatatacatatatatatttttttgaccatttatcctttctcttttaaacCACACGCATTactcattaataaatttaattatatcattatgtgCAGTATTCCAAGCGTGGTAATGACTGTACGTTCCAGAAATATGTCGTAGATGAATTAGATTGTTCAAACAACTTACATACAGAGAGCcagtatttttcaaacaacGCTTCTCTACGCTCTCTCTGATGATTACACCTTTATTCGAGAGATAATAGAAGGGGGATCGCgaataaaagagaaacaagAACGCGACgcgttatatatacaaaaaaaaaagtgttcaGTGACAGAATCTCACAGTCGCGAACTTTTCGCGCTTATGAGAAAAGCGAATGTATATTTGTTATCAGATTCTGGAAAATTTGTCGCATATCTTTAAAGTGATTACTTGGATCGCGCAAACAGTTTCAATAGTGATGATGTTTTAGACGGATTATTACTTTCTGTTTCGACGAATTGAAATTTTCCGTTGACACGAGATATATCTATATGCTATAGTTATTTAGACGTAGGATATATTCACGTGTTAggttcattaaattttttaacagaaatGTACGATTACTCGCATTTACAATTAGTCAATTTGgtgcatttatttaaacatttatgatatatacatttatgtaaatgGCATACCGTCCTTTTTCGTTGTTTACATGTTTTCGATTGTTCACATAACTCTAGATTCGTCGTTGCAGATATCGCCGCAAGTTATTGTTTAGCAAACTGCTAATAATTAgcatgttaatattaattctgcGCTGTACTCTCCTTCTACAGTCGGCGTTGTATTATCGCTTGCAATTGTTTGTGCGACAAAAAAATACCTGAAAAAACGTGTGTTTTGACAAGGATCACCGAATATGACAAATTGTACCGCAATATGTACAgaggaatattataaattgtacgtGCACGCAACATTTTTCGAGGAAGGAAATATTGCAATACTATACAGCGGAAGCAGCGATCGATCAAACAGATGTGCGAGGTTCTATCCATATCGGGGATATCTTTCGTAGTAATGTGCGCAATTGTGTCTTCtagagatttaatatttaatatttgttatcagAGCACACAAAAATACTCGTGAATACAAATATGACGAATGAATTTGTTGTCAAAATTAATGACAAAGCATCGATAAAGCGCGTTTGTCGACAACCCAAATATAGACTGACATAAGAGATCCTGTTGTGCGAACTGTTACGATCGAGAAGGACGATTTGGAAATACGAAATGATCATATATGAAAACCGAGAGCTTACCCCGATCTGAAAGATCAATCAAACGTAATGAGCCTTTCCGTTGACGCTACGATTGGCACTCATATCGTTACTCATTATTTGATTGTTATTTAGCGTTATCGGATATATTGATAGCGATCgagacaaaaataatagtttattgtTCAACgtgtgagaaagagagaaagagagagagagagagagagagagagagagagagagagagagagagaaaagtcgCGATGCAAATTTGTTCTGGAACGCGCCGACGACGAAACCATCATGTCCTTGCCACCTCTTTCCTCCTGCATTCCTCcccacaaaaaaaaaaagatagaaagggAGATTAATTATTGTCAAAGGAGCGGTTGTGATCCCTCTCGATATGCGTTTTGTCCGagattcatatattatatacagatattatatttgtaaagagTTGGCTGATTGCGTGATTCGACgatgctttaaattaaataaataaaaagaaagaagagaaagagagagccacACTCTCTCGTGAGAGGAGTTTGCGACTATCACGAGGGTTGTTACATCGTTCGAATTGCTGACGACGGAACGCGCCATGTAATGGCATCCTAGAGATATAAAACTTTCAGATAATAAACATGCATATTGTTGTACAAACCTTTCTTCCAGTTTATTCTGCAATTCTCTTTCGACTCTTCGAAAAGAAGGTATGCACGAGTAATGTATGAATCTATTGCGTAACGAGAATATCTTTAATCATATCaagaatgtataatatttttttttttttaattcttaaaagaatattaattttttagtgtcaaaatgtaaaatttgataaaaactttattgattttttcattcgcacatgtttaaattttatgttattaatttgaaaataattgcgcAAGATTTTCTACatctcaataatttataatacattaagtCACTTATTTTGATTGcgttattttgtatttttattgttatatttttatgttcttcaaattaataaagaattttgttttttaaaatcaaactaTGGAGCATAAAgtttgtcaaaattaaaatcataaggatgttataattaaaattaggaATGAAACGAAGTTAAATGAATTGATgccgtataataaaattttggcagtgtttattttatttcgtagaCAGATCACGGATGAACAGTACAATAAATCATATAGCGggaattgttaataaataaaactccGTGGAAACGGTATGTGTACCGTGATATAGAGACGCCAAAATTTTTTCGGGATGTGATGCAagtttctcttccttttttttggtTTGACTTTTGAATACTTCgagcatataattttttttcgtctttttttttatttcacgctTTCTCTCGTATGGCGCTGGACAGTCATCAGTAGACGTGAGCTGCAAAAAGAGAGACGTGTTGATTAAACACGAAGCGGTAATTTTTCACGCTcttatggaaaaatatttcaaatcagacagagagagagagagaaataaaatatttgagacATGATAAAACTTGATAAATCGCGCTCAATATGAAATCGAGATAAGCTGAAAAATTCTTGATTACTTTTCCATAAGAGCTTGACTTCGAGATTCCTGCTGGAGGAAGTATAAACATGAAGAGACTACTGTacgatatttttagaaatgaaaaatttgacatttaaatctttcacatttacaattaatctaattttcacACTTATGAAACTTACGTCCTCCTATAGGAACCTTTTAAACataattcaacaaaaaatGACGAAACTATCATACTActataactatatatagttaaatattagaaaactcATAAGTCTTTACGCGTCCTCGTTTTATACGGTGTAATGTttcgatttataatattgGTTAATCATTTGTTTTGGTATACAAGATATCGATAACGAACATAAATATGATATGTTATATGGGGCATTAATGTCAATCTCGTTAGATACGACTTTAAATTTAAGCTATAGTTGACGAAATATAAGATGTAAACCATGCTCTACgcaactataaatatattgctattAGCTGACTTATTAGCACAttgaatagaaatattacacCGTGAACGAGGTTTTCTCCCCCCAGCACACTCGTCCGGGGGTATTCGTGATATATTCAAGTGTTTCTCACTGGAATCTAAAATATGATGTTGACTGTACAGATTAGTCGACGGAAAAATGAAGAAGGAACAAGTAAGAAGATGATGAGGATATATTCGTAAAATACTACAGACTTGCAAATGTCGTTTACAGGTCATCGAGAGATGACgattacatgaaaaattagGATGATGTTTCGTTAACAAAACCCTTTGGCTACGACGCTTCTGGCTGGACTGTCACTTCTGTCTTCGAGGACAGCCTTGAAAAACGGCTCGCGTCTAAACATTGATGTCTAAGCAATGAATATATTTGAGATGAATATACTATCAGGTTTGCTAATAATCGCGATATGCTGACTTTAACGCTAGAaggtatgaaaaatttttacctttttattttacataattttaagataattacatttttaaatgttagtaaaacattatagatatattaataaagtaaaatatctcTCTGTCTTTCATCTTTATTCATAGCATGTagactttaaattttacaaggaaaagataaaatttccaaCTATTTGTAAAACTTGTGCTaccatttgtaaaatgtatgtCTTAATGAATAAACTTTAATCCTTCTAGTGTTAACCAGTAAATGGCGAATGTGTATCAAGCAGCAATCGTAGTTTGCAGAATGGAATGTTTTTTAATCACTGTTGCAAACAATTATTCCACGACGGGGACAGACAAATATCGTCGGGCACGTACCGCGTGTTCGAGGGAGATTGTGTCAGCGGCTTCTTGGTGGAGAACGGAGAGTAACGGCTcggtaattaataattaccgCAAGGATTAAGGAACATTCTTGTAGCGATAATGCAGTCTGGgaaaaacatttaaagaaacaaaaacaaCCAAGTTAATACACGAGTACGTATGATCGGAGTACATCGAGGGAAGAGAGAAACGGATCTCCTGATAAGAATATCGatgttgtaaattatatttttggaaCACCGAGGATACACGTGGTAGCCTAAGGGTTAAGAGACCCGGAGTCTCTCTCACTCAAACAGCTGTCGTGGACATAATAAGTCGATTacgatgtatatatacacgttgTATGATCACTCATCTGTTATAATATCTACTTGCATGTTAATGGCGAGTATAATATAGCTTTAATATGGCGCAAACGAAGGATCGGTTCTCTTTTCTCGGAATGAATCGTGATGCGCCACCACGGCTATCCTTGCCGACTGATTGTGTGATTACTGATCGGTTTGACTTATTAAACGAGTAAATGGGGTGCGAGGGACTGAACACTTCGGCCACTTTAATCTCTTATCGCTCACTTTTTTTCGCTTAATGCGTGGTACGTTTATTATACCACGGGCTGGTAAAGTGAAATCGTGGAACTGGCTGCGAATAATAGTAGTATAACTCTCCTGAAAAATGATAGACATTTGTTTGCTGTAGCATCGatctcattatattaaatctgcATCGAGTACTTTCAATTTCAAGTTGATAGAATCTGTCGTAAATTGACATCACGTGTTCTTTGGTGAAATCTTAAATAGTTATAGAAATCGAAAAGGCGTCTAAGAGAATCTGAAAGATATCTGGTAACGTTAAAACGCCttttagatatctttttttgatGTGTGTTATTCAGTCTGTAAGAGAATTGTGTAATGCTTGTGTATGTATTCTTTcagtataaaacaaaaagcaACTGTTTGCCCACTGAGACAGCAACGTGAATAGCATTTCcgtaatttgttaaaaaatgtgGAACGTGCTCAAAAAGTTAAGCTGACCCAAAATGTCGATTTCGCCAGCTTGGCACCAGGTGTTCTCTCAATTTCGCAGCTCGGCGAAGCTGAGGCATGCTGCGTCAAAATTAGCAACAACAACACCGAGGTGCCAAATATCTCTGTACGTCCgcgacaatttatattttcgatcGAGGTGACAAGCGAATAGGATATTCCAACCCGTTTTTGACGTCGCAACTGGCAATGATGTTTATCACTTAATTAGCGTTCGAATCAGCCAACCTAATATTTtcgaatctttaaatatcaaccttta from Anoplolepis gracilipes chromosome 16, ASM4749672v1, whole genome shotgun sequence encodes:
- the LOC140674704 gene encoding serine/threonine-protein phosphatase PP1-beta catalytic subunit isoform X1, whose protein sequence is MADVDLNIDNLIQRLLEVYHTQKDQVLQKKAKLKDIFSSDFVVRGCRPGKTVIMTEAEVRGLCLKSREIFLQQPILLELEAPLKICGDIHGQYTDLLRLFEYGGFPPEANYLFLGDYVDRGKQSLETICLLLAYKIKYPENFFLLRGNHECASINRIYGFYDECKRRYNIKLWKTFTDCFNCLPIAAIIDEKIFCCHGGLSPDLQGMEQIRRIMRPTDVPDTGLLCDLLWSDPDKDVQGWGENDRGVSFTFGPDVVSKFLNRHDMDLICRAHQVVEDGYEFFAKRQLVTLFSAPNYCGEFDNAGGMMSVDETLMCSFQILKPSEKKAKYQYGGMNTGQTGRPSTPQRNPAKKK
- the LOC140674704 gene encoding serine/threonine-protein phosphatase PP1-beta catalytic subunit isoform X2, with protein sequence MADVDLNIDNLIQRLLEVRGCRPGKTVIMTEAEVRGLCLKSREIFLQQPILLELEAPLKICGDIHGQYTDLLRLFEYGGFPPEANYLFLGDYVDRGKQSLETICLLLAYKIKYPENFFLLRGNHECASINRIYGFYDECKRRYNIKLWKTFTDCFNCLPIAAIIDEKIFCCHGGLSPDLQGMEQIRRIMRPTDVPDTGLLCDLLWSDPDKDVQGWGENDRGVSFTFGPDVVSKFLNRHDMDLICRAHQVVEDGYEFFAKRQLVTLFSAPNYCGEFDNAGGMMSVDETLMCSFQILKPSEKKAKYQYGGMNTGQTGRPSTPQRNPAKKK